From Paenibacillus graminis, a single genomic window includes:
- a CDS encoding DUF6509 family protein, whose protein sequence is MLTFTSYTVENVRDPFGILSGKRYEFVVNLDVPEDDELYEENGVSARVIIKVEDEETSIISYDLLETTTGRILDFDMEEDEEAALVLFCKEHLPA, encoded by the coding sequence GTGTTGACATTTACAAGCTACACCGTGGAGAACGTAAGAGATCCATTTGGTATTTTAAGCGGCAAGCGATATGAGTTCGTCGTGAATCTGGATGTGCCGGAGGATGATGAGCTGTATGAAGAGAATGGTGTATCCGCACGGGTGATCATAAAGGTGGAGGATGAGGAGACAAGCATTATCAGCTACGATCTGCTCGAGACCACGACCGGCCGGATTCTGGATTTTGATATGGAAGAGGACGAGGAAGCAGCGTTGGTCCTGTTCTGTAAGGAGCATCTGCCTGCTTAA
- a CDS encoding PEP/pyruvate-binding domain-containing protein, translating to MASKVAGFQEITPQLREHAGGKGAMLSLLYQQGYPVPEGFVVFPEALQGGVLEEAVQEEILAQLSAIRSKHPGAAFAVRSSGLGEDAAGASFAGEFESVLGVETDDQLWAALDTVYQSQYAERVQIYNSSVQGDHEVRSMAVVIQRMIPSELSGVLFTADPVTGSRLEMQGNYVHGLGEQLVSGEANAVLFTVSQPKGRYKGPPECKKIATRLYRYARRIEHQTGCPQDIEWAAVQGKVYLLQARPITTLSAGNLDRFECNDSMTGDFLWTNTNVGESIADVLTPLSWSFLRALDEEHNVIPGHYLLSGNICGRVYSNISLPVSVFSAFGLKVKPILRQMSDVFGSIPEGASLPKYPYKKLELIRTLLPRIVYSTRRTRQAVRNLPQFVKETPEWCKQIRMRLEDIGSREELLTLWERELWPRNIAALWAALEGASAPMQKFVKFKKKLSKQLGSGDAEILLSSISGGTELESLGPVLGISRILKNEMSHEEYLQKYGHRGPHEFELSIPEPAEDELWLTRQLEQYGDLPLQVKELVNHQQQLYDAAWKRTEAKISMRPEQLRRRIQSAAEGPKVREAVRSEWTRVFRLNRAFALKAGKLAGIGEEVFFLYLDEILKWLAEGDLPMLQHVAARKETYTKYQALPPLPSVIRGRFDPFLWSKDPARRVDAYDSEAPVQALRSMDADVLRGFPGAAGRVEGVVRVLATPAEGEQLLPGEILVAAKTNVGWTLCFPKAAAIITDIGAPLSHAAIVARELGIPAVVGCGDASVRLKTGDRVVVDGAGGSIQIISGSGGDRAKLEEDKNPGIMIGE from the coding sequence ATGGCAAGCAAGGTTGCAGGTTTTCAGGAAATCACGCCGCAGCTTCGGGAACACGCAGGGGGCAAAGGCGCTATGCTAAGCCTGCTGTATCAGCAAGGCTATCCCGTGCCTGAAGGTTTTGTAGTGTTTCCGGAAGCGCTGCAGGGCGGGGTTTTGGAGGAAGCAGTTCAGGAGGAGATTTTGGCACAACTATCGGCTATACGCAGCAAACACCCGGGCGCGGCATTTGCCGTGCGCTCCTCAGGGCTCGGTGAGGATGCGGCGGGGGCTTCTTTTGCCGGAGAGTTTGAGTCTGTACTTGGCGTAGAGACGGATGATCAGCTGTGGGCTGCTCTGGACACCGTCTATCAGTCCCAATATGCGGAAAGAGTTCAGATATACAACAGCAGTGTTCAAGGGGATCATGAGGTCCGTTCCATGGCTGTTGTCATTCAGCGGATGATTCCATCCGAGCTGTCAGGAGTGTTGTTTACAGCAGATCCTGTCACGGGCAGCCGGCTGGAGATGCAGGGCAACTATGTGCACGGTTTAGGAGAACAGCTGGTATCCGGGGAGGCAAATGCAGTCCTGTTCACCGTGTCCCAGCCCAAAGGCCGATATAAGGGGCCGCCCGAATGTAAAAAGATCGCAACCCGGCTGTACCGTTACGCCCGCAGAATTGAACATCAGACGGGCTGTCCCCAGGACATTGAATGGGCGGCTGTCCAAGGAAAGGTGTATTTGCTTCAGGCACGTCCAATTACCACCCTAAGTGCAGGGAACCTTGACCGTTTTGAATGCAACGATTCGATGACTGGAGATTTTCTCTGGACCAATACCAATGTAGGCGAATCGATTGCGGACGTACTCACCCCGCTGAGCTGGTCGTTTCTCCGCGCCCTTGATGAAGAGCACAATGTTATCCCGGGCCACTATTTGTTATCTGGAAATATATGTGGACGGGTGTATTCCAATATCAGCTTGCCTGTTTCCGTCTTTTCCGCTTTTGGCTTGAAGGTGAAGCCGATCCTGCGTCAAATGAGTGACGTGTTCGGCTCAATCCCGGAGGGAGCCTCCCTGCCAAAGTACCCTTACAAAAAGCTGGAATTAATCAGGACCCTGCTGCCGCGGATCGTATACAGTACCCGGCGCACCCGCCAGGCTGTGCGGAATTTGCCCCAGTTTGTAAAGGAAACACCGGAATGGTGTAAACAGATCCGCATGCGGCTGGAAGACATCGGGAGCAGGGAGGAGCTGCTGACGCTGTGGGAGCGTGAGCTGTGGCCAAGGAATATAGCGGCATTATGGGCTGCGCTGGAGGGGGCCAGTGCTCCCATGCAGAAATTCGTAAAATTCAAGAAAAAGCTCAGTAAGCAGCTGGGCAGCGGGGATGCGGAAATTCTGCTGTCGAGCATTAGCGGAGGCACAGAACTGGAGAGTTTGGGTCCGGTCCTGGGCATCTCCAGAATTCTTAAAAATGAGATGAGCCATGAAGAATATCTGCAGAAATACGGGCATCGCGGGCCGCATGAATTCGAACTTTCCATTCCGGAACCTGCCGAAGATGAGCTCTGGCTTACCAGGCAGCTTGAACAGTATGGGGATTTGCCGCTACAAGTGAAGGAGCTTGTCAACCATCAGCAGCAGCTTTACGATGCTGCCTGGAAGCGGACGGAGGCGAAGATATCCATGAGGCCGGAACAGCTCCGCCGCCGGATACAGTCTGCTGCGGAAGGGCCGAAAGTACGCGAAGCTGTCCGTTCGGAATGGACCAGGGTATTCCGGTTGAACCGGGCATTTGCGCTTAAGGCAGGTAAGCTTGCAGGCATTGGGGAAGAGGTGTTTTTTCTGTACCTGGATGAAATTCTGAAATGGCTGGCCGAAGGCGATCTGCCGATGCTGCAGCATGTAGCCGCGCGAAAAGAAACCTATACGAAATATCAGGCTTTGCCGCCCCTGCCATCCGTGATCCGGGGAAGATTCGATCCGTTCCTCTGGTCGAAGGACCCTGCCCGCAGAGTGGATGCGTATGATTCCGAAGCTCCGGTTCAGGCGCTTCGGAGTATGGATGCGGATGTCCTTAGAGGATTTCCCGGTGCGGCCGGGCGGGTGGAAGGCGTTGTACGAGTGCTTGCCACACCGGCGGAGGGAGAGCAGCTCCTGCCGGGAGAAATTCTGGTGGCAGCGAAAACCAATGTGGGCTGGACGCTTTGTTTTCCCAAGGCGGCGGCAATCATCACCGATATTGGGGCACCTCTGTCCCATGCAGCAATTGTAGCCAGAGAGCTTGGCATCCCGGCGGTTGTAGGGTGCGGTGATGCCTCTGTACGCTTAAAGACAGGCGACAGGGTTGTCGTTGATGGAGCGGGAGGCAGCATACAGATTATTTCAGGTTCGGGCGGAGATCGTGCTAAACTGGAGGAGGACAAGAATCCGGGAATAATGATCGGGGAGTGA
- a CDS encoding EcsC family protein, whose amino-acid sequence MTETAGSFSHLETVEELNAALAEITKWEKEQNKLMIWDHLTRLPFKVLDKLTPKFIHEKLGKLLDELGSYIQNGGNYLVAGRKVGLLMQAESRAAGGSGEGPFPLAVMDKAAEQLTQSSRNVATAQGATTGFGGVFTLAADIPAVLGLSLKVIQEIGLCYGYNPADKAERIFTVKVMQFASSDIVGKRTILKELNLQAGGTGDITPGTNEAVSKIQGWKEAIMVYRDNWGWKKMLQAIPVAGMFFGAYTNRKALEDVAEAARMLYRKRRIIARLAEME is encoded by the coding sequence ATGACGGAAACTGCTGGGTCCTTCTCCCATCTGGAGACTGTGGAGGAGCTGAATGCTGCGCTTGCTGAAATAACGAAGTGGGAAAAAGAACAGAACAAGCTGATGATCTGGGACCACCTCACCCGTCTGCCATTCAAGGTGCTCGACAAGCTTACCCCGAAATTTATTCATGAGAAGCTGGGCAAGCTGCTGGACGAACTGGGGAGCTATATCCAGAATGGAGGCAACTATCTGGTGGCCGGACGCAAGGTTGGGTTGCTCATGCAGGCCGAAAGCCGTGCGGCTGGAGGAAGCGGTGAGGGTCCCTTTCCTCTGGCTGTTATGGATAAGGCTGCAGAGCAGCTGACGCAGAGCAGCAGGAATGTAGCCACCGCGCAGGGAGCAACAACGGGATTCGGCGGGGTGTTCACGCTGGCTGCGGATATCCCTGCGGTTCTGGGCTTGTCTCTGAAGGTCATCCAGGAGATTGGCCTCTGCTATGGCTATAATCCTGCGGATAAAGCGGAGCGGATCTTTACCGTCAAGGTGATGCAGTTCGCTTCATCGGATATTGTCGGCAAGCGGACTATTCTGAAGGAGCTCAACCTGCAGGCCGGGGGGACCGGGGATATTACGCCAGGAACGAATGAGGCTGTCTCCAAGATTCAGGGCTGGAAAGAGGCCATCATGGTGTACCGCGACAATTGGGGCTGGAAAAAGATGCTGCAGGCCATCCCGGTAGCAGGGATGTTCTTCGGTGCCTACACCAACCGCAAGGCGCTGGAGGATGTAGCCGAGGCTGCCCGGATGCTGTACCGCAAAAGACGAATTATCGCCAGATTGGCGGAAATGGAATGA
- a CDS encoding TetR/AcrR family transcriptional regulator, which produces MSKLSGDVRAKEEAASVNRREQILEAAVIVFAEHGYFKATTAQVAEKVGISQPYIFKLFKNKEELFVAALDRAFERTIRTFTDVEASGDKLLEESIRVYEQMMETHPSEIILQVQALGIRDEAIRSSMQAGMNKVTQLMENKFTAAGIANPEVEVSTFMANGMLCHIAMALEMPELKPKHLK; this is translated from the coding sequence ATGAGCAAATTATCGGGAGATGTACGGGCGAAGGAAGAAGCTGCCTCAGTAAACCGCCGGGAACAGATTCTGGAAGCCGCAGTAATTGTATTTGCCGAGCATGGCTATTTCAAGGCGACAACCGCACAGGTGGCAGAGAAGGTAGGCATCTCCCAGCCGTACATTTTTAAGCTGTTCAAGAATAAGGAGGAATTGTTTGTAGCGGCGCTGGACCGGGCGTTTGAACGGACAATCCGCACATTCACAGACGTTGAGGCATCCGGGGATAAACTGCTGGAGGAATCGATCCGGGTGTATGAGCAAATGATGGAGACTCATCCCAGTGAAATCATTCTGCAGGTGCAGGCCTTGGGCATTCGCGATGAAGCGATCCGCAGTTCGATGCAGGCCGGAATGAACAAGGTGACACAGTTGATGGAAAATAAGTTTACCGCTGCCGGGATTGCCAACCCCGAGGTGGAAGTCAGTACATTCATGGCCAACGGCATGCTCTGCCACATTGCAATGGCGCTGGAGATGCCAGAGCTGAAGCCGAAGCATCTGAAGTGA
- a CDS encoding DUF6033 family protein: MYIPITGISGVSLTRPPQQPENHSSTPASALSFNETLAAVNAATLDQAERLKRKYGVRVRIQTVSKGGKDLEHSGMNGGEREIIIAPNILQQMAKDPAMRNKVYGTLDPYVSQEQTSRSPLQLLSGGKGLSHSLIVHKDGTVALWSAAASPKETETGYHSDVENRDDQAEDKRTAAERRHAWEAALPILSKNLLSAAEASLQGQEPAANPVDGLAAQDWLHQLQLVRARRSNKLL; the protein is encoded by the coding sequence GTGTATATTCCGATTACAGGGATCAGCGGGGTTTCTTTGACCCGGCCGCCGCAGCAGCCAGAGAACCATTCGTCCACCCCGGCCTCTGCGCTCAGTTTTAACGAAACCTTGGCGGCGGTCAACGCGGCCACACTGGATCAGGCGGAGCGGCTAAAGCGGAAATATGGGGTTAGAGTGCGGATTCAGACCGTGTCCAAGGGTGGAAAAGATTTGGAGCATTCCGGGATGAACGGCGGCGAACGGGAAATTATCATTGCGCCCAACATTCTGCAGCAGATGGCTAAGGACCCGGCCATGCGCAATAAAGTGTATGGAACCCTTGACCCGTACGTTTCTCAAGAACAGACAAGCCGTAGTCCATTGCAGCTGCTGAGTGGCGGAAAGGGCTTAAGCCATAGCCTGATTGTGCATAAGGACGGTACAGTTGCCCTATGGTCTGCTGCAGCCTCTCCAAAGGAAACAGAGACAGGCTATCATTCGGATGTGGAGAACCGGGATGATCAAGCAGAGGATAAAAGGACGGCTGCTGAGAGACGGCATGCCTGGGAGGCGGCCCTCCCGATTTTATCTAAAAATCTGCTTTCGGCTGCAGAAGCTTCTTTGCAAGGACAAGAGCCTGCCGCCAACCCGGTAGACGGGTTAGCTGCCCAAGACTGGCTGCACCAGCTTCAACTGGTGCGGGCCAGAAGATCCAACAAATTGCTGTAA
- a CDS encoding NAD-dependent epimerase/dehydratase family protein → MMNNVKKAVVLGATGGTGTVIIAELLKRGVSTVAFGRTLPKLEQFAAKLGNPAGLSLKTGDVFKAEDVYQAAQSADVIFHCASVPYHEMSTKLLPMGEAVMEAADRLGTRVIAIDGIYPYGRRKDEQPISEDFPKNPHTKKGKVKLEFERMFFSPRWSRTERMIVRLPDYYGAAANEASYLGSTLEAIAAGKPGMFVGNMTVSREYVYLPDAAVMIVELALREEAYGQNWNIPGAGTISGKEIVRLARAASGKSKPVIPVGLIGLSLLGLFVPVMKEIVEMLYLTKEPLRLSGRKYERLVGPIPATSFEDGIRETIRAIQSRQAKAV, encoded by the coding sequence ATGATGAACAATGTAAAGAAGGCTGTCGTATTAGGCGCAACCGGAGGAACTGGAACGGTTATTATTGCAGAACTGTTGAAGAGAGGCGTCAGCACAGTGGCGTTTGGAAGAACTTTGCCGAAGCTGGAGCAGTTCGCTGCGAAACTGGGCAATCCGGCTGGACTTAGCCTCAAGACGGGGGATGTGTTCAAGGCGGAGGATGTTTACCAAGCTGCGCAAAGTGCAGATGTTATTTTTCACTGTGCGTCGGTGCCGTACCACGAAATGAGCACCAAGCTGCTGCCGATGGGCGAAGCTGTGATGGAGGCGGCGGACAGACTCGGTACGCGTGTGATTGCGATAGACGGAATTTATCCCTATGGACGAAGAAAGGATGAGCAGCCGATCAGCGAGGATTTCCCCAAGAACCCGCATACGAAAAAAGGCAAAGTCAAGCTGGAGTTCGAGCGGATGTTCTTCAGCCCGCGTTGGAGCCGGACGGAGCGGATGATTGTCCGCCTGCCCGATTATTATGGCGCTGCTGCCAACGAAGCCTCATATCTGGGTTCTACGCTTGAAGCCATTGCTGCGGGCAAACCGGGAATGTTCGTCGGGAATATGACTGTGTCGCGTGAATATGTGTATCTGCCGGATGCAGCGGTGATGATCGTCGAACTTGCCCTCCGGGAAGAGGCCTACGGGCAGAATTGGAACATTCCGGGGGCCGGGACCATCTCAGGCAAGGAGATCGTCCGCCTTGCCCGGGCAGCAAGCGGGAAGTCCAAACCGGTCATCCCGGTGGGACTGATTGGTTTATCGCTGCTGGGCCTGTTTGTACCGGTTATGAAGGAGATTGTGGAAATGCTCTATTTAACGAAGGAACCGCTGCGCTTAAGCGGCCGCAAGTATGAGCGTTTAGTCGGTCCAATCCCGGCAACTTCATTTGAGGATGGGATCAGGGAGACGATCCGTGCTATCCAGAGCCGGCAGGCCAAGGCTGTGTGA
- a CDS encoding polysaccharide deacetylase family protein, translated as MPLLEQQAALIVELLSLEHKQDGYQLEVGLTRSGGFTRKVLLIDEFTYLQMNMLASFQGHRVRLSLYPKWDPFRRTYFSSLSKMKSTCSETLYFACSEAYVSQLLQLKELTFPPLEAGAVPAELSSPEPQQMEPLTRSAGTFRLARPIVLRCILFSLLFVLFFLRMDGTVFNSAEAHEDFTERKLSAHSSVPAAYVPVVDQASFQDAEAEAVPVPETGQVQEPEREAGSELDAESELGPEMEAEPGPGPEAESESELQEVQSPLVETLALDGSSYEYNLAKGYVALSFDDGPSKYTQEIVDILLAHGVAANFLFIGQNAQHYPQAVRYADEHGMPVGSHSWDHSDLTKNSSGENHNNLLRSVQVLEQNTGKPVTVFRPPYGAINGSVAAEAGKQKLKVLLWNRDPEDWKADTAEQITQYFYHTDPSGGIYLLHEKAVTVQALPAIIKYLKSKQLKFAIFR; from the coding sequence ATGCCTCTTCTTGAACAACAAGCCGCGCTGATCGTAGAATTGCTGTCGCTTGAACATAAGCAGGACGGCTATCAGCTGGAGGTAGGTCTAACCCGCAGCGGCGGATTCACCCGAAAAGTTCTCCTCATCGATGAATTTACATACCTGCAAATGAATATGCTGGCCTCTTTTCAAGGACATAGAGTACGGTTGTCGCTTTACCCGAAGTGGGACCCCTTTCGCCGCACATATTTCAGCTCTCTTAGCAAAATGAAAAGTACCTGCTCCGAGACACTATATTTTGCCTGTTCTGAAGCTTACGTCTCACAGCTGCTTCAATTGAAGGAGCTAACCTTTCCGCCGCTTGAAGCAGGCGCGGTTCCAGCGGAGCTGTCTTCACCCGAACCGCAGCAGATGGAGCCGCTCACGCGCAGCGCCGGAACCTTCCGCCTGGCCCGGCCCATTGTCCTGAGGTGTATTCTATTCAGCTTGCTGTTCGTATTGTTCTTCCTGCGGATGGATGGTACCGTATTCAACAGTGCTGAAGCCCATGAGGACTTTACAGAACGGAAGCTCTCTGCCCACAGCAGTGTTCCGGCAGCCTATGTCCCTGTGGTTGACCAAGCATCATTTCAAGATGCAGAGGCTGAGGCTGTACCTGTGCCGGAAACCGGACAAGTGCAGGAGCCGGAACGGGAGGCAGGATCAGAGCTAGATGCAGAATCAGAATTAGGACCAGAGATGGAAGCAGAACCAGGACCAGGACCAGAGGCAGAATCAGAATCAGAGCTACAAGAGGTACAGAGTCCGTTGGTTGAAACTTTGGCGCTGGACGGAAGCAGCTATGAATATAATCTGGCCAAGGGGTATGTGGCTTTATCCTTTGACGACGGCCCGTCCAAGTACACTCAGGAAATTGTCGATATTCTGCTGGCTCATGGAGTGGCAGCGAACTTTTTGTTCATCGGCCAGAACGCCCAGCATTACCCGCAGGCGGTCCGCTATGCCGATGAGCATGGAATGCCGGTGGGCAGTCATTCCTGGGATCACAGCGACCTGACGAAGAACAGCAGCGGAGAGAACCATAATAATCTGCTGCGGTCAGTCCAGGTGCTGGAGCAGAATACCGGAAAACCGGTAACTGTGTTTCGTCCGCCCTATGGGGCTATCAACGGTTCCGTGGCTGCTGAAGCCGGGAAACAGAAGCTGAAGGTGCTGCTCTGGAACCGTGATCCTGAAGACTGGAAGGCGGATACTGCGGAGCAGATCACCCAATATTTTTACCATACCGATCCTTCCGGGGGCATCTATCTTCTTCATGAAAAAGCAGTAACGGTCCAAGCACTGCCTGCAATTATAAAATATCTTAAAAGCAAACAGCTGAAATTCGCCATTTTCAGATAA
- a CDS encoding TetR family transcriptional regulator, which translates to MKSTQAGLRERKKAKTMANIQLHALQLFRQYGYKATTVEQIAEAAEISYSTFFRYFSTKEDVLLIDNYDPLLVASFESQPAHLTPLMALRNAMLSGAKEMTPQELSTMRERNELVMSVPELRAAMINNMVSMMDLIIELTCKRTGREQEDLAVRAFAGAVIGVNISVMQYYAEHPEADFLALLEEALNKLEAGLPL; encoded by the coding sequence GTGAAATCTACGCAAGCAGGATTGCGTGAACGCAAAAAGGCAAAGACGATGGCAAACATTCAGCTGCATGCGCTGCAGCTTTTCCGGCAGTATGGCTATAAGGCAACAACGGTAGAGCAAATCGCAGAAGCGGCGGAAATTTCCTACAGCACTTTTTTTCGCTATTTTTCCACCAAGGAGGATGTGCTGCTTATCGATAATTATGATCCGCTGCTGGTTGCCTCCTTTGAGAGCCAGCCGGCCCACCTGACCCCGCTGATGGCGTTGCGCAATGCGATGCTGTCGGGCGCAAAGGAGATGACGCCACAGGAATTGTCGACAATGCGTGAACGCAACGAGCTGGTGATGTCAGTACCGGAGCTGCGGGCAGCGATGATTAATAATATGGTCAGCATGATGGACCTGATCATCGAATTGACTTGCAAGCGTACGGGCAGAGAGCAGGAGGATTTGGCGGTGCGTGCTTTTGCGGGGGCGGTCATCGGTGTCAATATATCGGTGATGCAGTATTACGCAGAGCATCCCGAGGCGGACTTCCTGGCTCTGCTGGAGGAAGCGCTGAACAAGCTGGAGGCCGGATTGCCGCTATAG
- the rlmN gene encoding 23S rRNA (adenine(2503)-C(2))-methyltransferase RlmN, whose protein sequence is MNKQSIYGLTLEQLASWLVEHGHKKSRASRIWESLYRQRVKDFAEMTEVNGETVQLLSEHFVFQTMDEHVKQESADGTIKFLFRLKDGNLIETVLMRQKYGLSVCVTTQVGCNIGCSFCASGLLAKSRDLSSGEIVEQIMKVQHHLDGLGLGQRVSHVVVMGIGEPFDNFTNLLNFLTIIKDHKGLAIAGKGITVSTSGLADKIREFADANMQVNLAISLHAPNNELRTRIMKINRAIPIEKLMPAIDYYLEKTNRRITLEYILLKDVNDRQEHALELAGLIGDRRQMANVNLIPYNPVDEHSQYQRSERESVRAFFDTLKKQGVSVSTRLEHGVDIDAACGQLRSKQIQKAKGGASPSGVAAG, encoded by the coding sequence ATGAATAAACAATCCATTTATGGATTAACTTTAGAACAGCTGGCGTCCTGGCTGGTAGAGCACGGCCATAAGAAATCCCGCGCATCCCGGATATGGGAATCCTTGTACCGCCAGCGGGTGAAGGATTTTGCGGAAATGACCGAGGTGAACGGCGAGACGGTGCAGCTGCTGTCCGAGCATTTTGTTTTTCAGACGATGGATGAGCATGTGAAGCAGGAGTCAGCTGACGGCACCATCAAGTTCCTGTTCCGCCTGAAGGACGGTAATTTGATCGAAACGGTGCTGATGCGGCAGAAATACGGGTTGTCCGTCTGCGTGACGACACAGGTGGGCTGCAACATCGGCTGCAGCTTTTGCGCCAGCGGTCTGCTGGCGAAGAGCCGTGACCTCTCCAGCGGAGAGATTGTCGAGCAGATTATGAAGGTACAGCATCATCTGGACGGGTTGGGGCTTGGTCAAAGGGTCAGCCATGTGGTGGTGATGGGGATCGGCGAGCCATTCGATAATTTTACAAATTTGCTGAATTTCCTGACGATCATCAAGGATCACAAGGGACTGGCGATTGCCGGCAAGGGCATCACGGTGTCCACGAGCGGTCTGGCTGATAAAATCAGAGAATTCGCCGATGCCAATATGCAGGTTAACCTGGCGATTTCTTTACATGCGCCGAATAATGAGCTGCGGACACGGATCATGAAGATTAACCGCGCCATTCCTATAGAGAAATTAATGCCCGCTATTGATTACTATCTGGAAAAGACGAACCGGAGAATTACCCTGGAGTATATTCTGCTGAAGGATGTCAATGACCGCCAGGAGCATGCCCTGGAGCTGGCCGGGCTGATAGGGGACCGGCGGCAGATGGCCAATGTGAACCTGATTCCTTACAATCCGGTGGATGAGCACAGCCAATACCAGCGAAGCGAGCGCGAGTCCGTGCGGGCGTTCTTCGATACGCTCAAAAAGCAGGGCGTCAGCGTAAGCACCCGCCTGGAGCACGGCGTCGATATCGACGCCGCCTGCGGCCAGCTGCGCAGCAAGCAGATTCAAAAGGCCAAGGGCGGTGCCAGCCCGAGCGGCGTGGCTGCCGGGTAA
- a CDS encoding Bax inhibitor-1/YccA family protein, whose translation MIGRSGNPTLNEKTFEREERYSGQERMSINGTVNKTFITLTILLAGAFSAWSMYFNGQDVSAYAIGGALTGFVLALIISFKPAAAPYLVPVYALAEGLFLGAISASYEGLYYGITLQAALLTLSIFVALLLAYKTRIIRATEKFKLGVFAATAGIAIVYLLSFVLGLFGVTVPYLHSNSLIGIGISVIIVIVAALNLVLDFDFIEHGAQQGAPKYMEWYGAFGLMVTLVWLYVEILRLLSKLRSRN comes from the coding sequence TTGATCGGACGCAGCGGGAATCCCACGTTAAATGAAAAAACGTTTGAACGCGAAGAACGGTACTCCGGACAGGAGCGTATGAGCATTAACGGAACGGTCAACAAAACCTTCATTACCCTGACCATTCTGCTGGCAGGTGCCTTCAGCGCCTGGTCGATGTATTTTAACGGACAGGATGTATCTGCTTACGCTATCGGCGGGGCGCTGACCGGATTCGTGTTAGCGTTGATTATCAGCTTTAAGCCGGCCGCTGCCCCTTATCTGGTACCGGTCTATGCGCTGGCGGAAGGGCTGTTTCTCGGGGCAATCTCAGCGTCATACGAAGGCTTGTACTATGGTATTACTTTGCAGGCTGCGTTATTGACCCTGAGCATTTTTGTTGCTTTACTGCTTGCCTACAAAACAAGAATAATTAGGGCGACGGAAAAATTCAAGCTCGGCGTATTTGCTGCCACGGCCGGAATCGCCATCGTATATCTGCTCAGCTTTGTACTGGGGCTGTTCGGTGTAACCGTACCCTATTTGCACAGCAACAGCCTGATCGGAATCGGCATTTCGGTTATTATTGTCATCGTTGCCGCACTCAATTTGGTGCTTGATTTTGATTTTATTGAGCACGGGGCGCAGCAGGGAGCTCCGAAATACATGGAATGGTACGGTGCCTTCGGCCTCATGGTCACGCTGGTGTGGCTCTATGTGGAGATCCTCAGGCTGCTGTCCAAGCTGCGGAGCCGAAATTAA
- a CDS encoding putative quinol monooxygenase → MSKFGMYAKFTAKPGGREALAAILLEAAAAAETVSECELYIVNLSESEPDVLWVTEVWSNAEAHAASLNDEATRATIQRAMPLIAGVEPIPLVPLGGKGLAFGAKDA, encoded by the coding sequence TTGAGCAAATTCGGAATGTATGCCAAATTCACCGCCAAACCGGGAGGCCGCGAGGCGCTGGCGGCTATCCTGCTCGAAGCTGCCGCAGCAGCTGAGACGGTGAGCGAATGCGAGCTGTACATCGTCAATCTTTCGGAGAGTGAGCCGGATGTCCTCTGGGTCACTGAGGTATGGAGCAATGCAGAAGCACACGCGGCTTCACTGAACGACGAGGCGACCCGGGCCACCATCCAGCGGGCCATGCCGCTGATTGCAGGTGTCGAACCCATTCCGCTGGTTCCGTTGGGAGGCAAGGGGCTGGCGTTCGGAGCTAAGGACGCATAA
- a CDS encoding nucleotide excision repair endonuclease yields the protein MISITIPTPDVTIMKQENPVLSHIYGFTDFHLITREKGGIFMFYNDKDELLFVGKARKLRPRIKKHFEDSVSVMKPHRDEVAKIEVCIIDDAVDREIYETYIVNKLRAKYNVEKVLYK from the coding sequence ATGATCAGCATTACGATTCCAACACCGGATGTTACCATTATGAAGCAGGAGAATCCTGTACTTAGCCATATCTACGGATTCACGGATTTCCACCTGATTACCCGGGAAAAAGGCGGCATCTTCATGTTCTATAACGACAAGGATGAGCTGCTGTTTGTGGGCAAGGCCAGAAAGCTGAGACCGCGGATTAAAAAGCATTTTGAAGATAGTGTTTCGGTGATGAAGCCGCACCGTGACGAGGTGGCCAAGATTGAAGTCTGCATTATCGATGATGCCGTCGACAGGGAAATCTATGAAACATACATTGTGAACAAGCTTAGAGCCAAATACAATGTGGAGAAAGTCTTGTACAAATAA